One Erythrobacter sp. SDW2 genomic region harbors:
- the pgi gene encoding glucose-6-phosphate isomerase: MTDAVKNAWNAIRSAKRDTLLELFAADCDRVSKLSKRLSWGEGETEGGILFDWSKTHLTGELLDQFEALATAMDFAGAREKLLSGAKINVTEGRAAEHTAQRGTGSDASVEEAQALLARMHMLVEAIHQSALGEVRHLIHIGIGGSALGPKLAIDALTRDLALVDVHVVSNIDGVALEQAFAACDPATTLVAVASKTFTTIETLTNADSALKWLADGGVKDPSGRVIALTATPEKAVEWGVDETRVLPFMESVGGRYSLWSSIGFPVALAAGWDEFEAMLAGAQAVDTHFAQKEGRANLPLLAAFADQYYTRVRGCQTRAVFAYDERLGLLPDYLQQLEMESNGKMVKADGSPVDGATAPITWGGVGTDAQHAVFQLLHQGTNLVPVDFIASIAPGDNLDPAHHRILLTNCFAQGAALMAGGNMSADGKDPARAFPGDRPSATMLCDDLDAATLGALIAFHEHRTFANAVLMGINPFDQFGVELGKKMAKDIEAGGATFDASTQALLEAAGLQ, from the coding sequence GTGACCGATGCTGTGAAAAACGCCTGGAATGCGATCCGTTCGGCGAAGAGGGACACCCTGCTGGAGCTGTTCGCCGCCGATTGTGACCGCGTTAGCAAGCTGAGCAAGCGCCTGAGCTGGGGTGAAGGCGAGACCGAAGGCGGGATCCTGTTCGACTGGTCTAAGACGCATTTGACCGGAGAGTTGCTCGACCAGTTCGAAGCGTTGGCCACGGCAATGGACTTCGCCGGCGCGCGCGAGAAGCTGCTGTCAGGCGCGAAGATCAACGTCACGGAAGGGCGCGCGGCCGAGCATACTGCGCAGCGCGGCACCGGGTCGGACGCAAGCGTCGAAGAAGCGCAGGCCTTGCTGGCCCGCATGCACATGCTGGTCGAGGCAATCCACCAGAGCGCATTGGGCGAGGTCAGGCACCTGATCCACATCGGCATCGGCGGCAGCGCACTGGGTCCGAAGCTGGCGATCGATGCGCTGACGCGGGACCTCGCGCTGGTCGACGTTCATGTCGTCTCCAACATCGACGGAGTGGCGCTGGAGCAGGCCTTTGCCGCCTGCGACCCGGCGACCACGCTTGTCGCGGTCGCTTCCAAGACGTTCACCACGATCGAGACGCTGACCAATGCCGACAGCGCGCTCAAATGGCTCGCTGATGGCGGGGTCAAGGACCCGAGCGGGCGGGTGATCGCGCTGACCGCCACGCCCGAGAAGGCGGTCGAATGGGGCGTCGACGAGACGCGCGTGCTGCCCTTCATGGAGAGCGTCGGCGGGCGCTATTCACTGTGGTCGAGCATCGGTTTCCCGGTCGCGCTGGCGGCCGGCTGGGACGAGTTCGAGGCCATGCTGGCGGGCGCGCAGGCCGTCGATACCCACTTCGCCCAGAAAGAGGGCAGGGCGAACCTGCCGCTGCTCGCGGCCTTTGCCGATCAGTACTACACCCGCGTGCGCGGCTGCCAGACGCGGGCGGTGTTCGCCTATGACGAGCGGCTCGGCCTGCTGCCCGATTACCTCCAGCAGCTGGAGATGGAATCGAACGGCAAGATGGTGAAGGCGGACGGCTCACCGGTGGATGGTGCAACCGCGCCGATCACCTGGGGCGGGGTGGGGACCGATGCCCAGCATGCGGTGTTCCAGCTGCTCCACCAGGGCACTAATCTGGTGCCGGTGGACTTCATCGCCAGCATCGCCCCCGGCGATAATCTCGACCCGGCGCATCACCGCATCCTGCTGACCAACTGCTTTGCGCAGGGCGCGGCGCTGATGGCGGGCGGCAATATGAGCGCCGACGGCAAGGACCCCGCGCGCGCCTTCCCCGGCGACCGCCCCAGCGCGACCATGCTGTGCGACGATCTCGACGCCGCAACGCTGGGCGCGCTGATCGCCTTCCACGAACACCGCACCTTCGCCAACGCTGTGCTGATGGGCATCAATCCCTTCGACCAGTTCGGCGTCGAGCTGGGCAAGAAGATGGCCAAGGATATCGAGGCGGGCGGGGCGACATTCGATGCGAGTACGCAGGCTCTGCTGGAGGCGGCAGGGTTGCAGTAG
- the lepB gene encoding signal peptidase I yields the protein MDEKTETLPASAMNTVAPHAGGTNDTADDKPKRKEMSFPLFLLLVVLGALAFRSFAFSLFNIPSESMLPRLLVGDYLVASKWSYGISKHSLPVELGLPGGRLLASDPARGDVVIFKHPVDHVDYVKRVIGLPGDIVELRDGLVVVNGNVLPQRRVGEFRVPVSPNTDCPPGIPIQRREDGIMLCRYALWQETNLQGRSYQVLDFGKSPQDNWGPRVVPEGRLFLMGDNRDNSQDSRFPAESGGGVGMVPAALLVGKAQRIVWSTDGSAEWLKPWTWFTAARKGRMGDGI from the coding sequence ATGGATGAAAAGACCGAAACCCTGCCCGCTTCCGCCATGAATACGGTTGCGCCGCATGCGGGCGGCACGAATGACACAGCGGACGACAAGCCCAAGCGCAAGGAGATGAGCTTCCCGCTCTTCCTGCTGCTGGTGGTGCTGGGCGCGCTCGCCTTCCGCAGCTTCGCCTTTTCGCTGTTCAACATTCCCAGCGAGAGCATGCTGCCGCGCTTGCTGGTGGGCGACTATCTGGTTGCCTCCAAGTGGAGTTACGGCATCTCGAAACACTCGCTGCCAGTCGAACTGGGCCTGCCGGGTGGCAGGCTGCTGGCGAGCGATCCCGCGCGCGGCGATGTGGTGATCTTCAAGCATCCGGTCGACCATGTCGACTACGTCAAGCGGGTTATCGGCCTGCCAGGCGATATCGTCGAGCTGCGTGACGGGCTGGTAGTAGTGAACGGCAATGTCCTGCCCCAGCGCCGCGTCGGCGAGTTCCGCGTGCCCGTCTCGCCCAACACCGATTGCCCGCCAGGCATCCCGATCCAGCGGCGCGAGGACGGGATCATGTTGTGCCGCTATGCCCTGTGGCAAGAAACCAACCTCCAGGGGCGCAGTTACCAGGTGCTCGATTTCGGCAAGAGCCCGCAGGACAACTGGGGCCCGCGCGTGGTGCCCGAAGGCCGGCTGTTCCTGATGGGCGACAACCGCGACAATTCGCAAGACAGTCGTTTCCCGGCCGAAAGCGGCGGGGGGGTGGGAATGGTTCCCGCGGCCTTGCTGGTCGGCAAGGCGCAGAGGATCGTCTGGTCGACCGATGGCAGCGCCGAATGGCTCAAGCCATGGACGTGGTTCACCGCTGCGCGCAAGGGGCGTATGGGGGACGGGATATGA